The genomic segment CGACTTCAGCGCCAGCGGCCAGTCGCCTGACGGCAGGCTATTTATCGCCGGAAAGCCCGCCAGCGGCGGCATGTGGTCGATGAAAGAGCTGAAGATAGATACAAGCCCTGACGGACGGCTCAATGCCTTTCTCCGTTCCTTCGGGCAGGATGCCAGTGGCGAGCTTTACGTCCTGGTGGCTGACCCGAGGGGACCCGAGGGCAAGACCGGGAAAATATACCGGATTGTGCCCTGACTTTAACCTGCCATCAGCACCGGATAAGTCCGGGTACATCTCTAACCTAAGTAATACTACGGATAGGTTAGTAGCGGGCTGAGGCTTATAATAAGAGTAAAGAGTAGCAGGTAATTAACGGGGGGAAGACCGCATGAAACAGGTAACGAGACGTGATTTTATCAGGTATGCGCTGGTGGGCGCGGCTGCTTTCGGTAGCGGGTTCGCGGTGGACCGTTACGCTCCTTTTATGAAAACGCCCCGTTTGGGGGGGCGTTACCACCTGGCCATGACCGAGGCCCTGGTCAAGATGGTCGACCGAACGCCTGTCTATCACTGGGCATTTGAAGACCTTGAGTGGCTCAGACCAATGCCGCAGGTACCCGGCCCCCTCATCGATGCCATTGAAGGAGAGGTACTTGAGTTCTCTATCACCAACAATCTCCCTGATGTCCATGGATTCCGTATCCCCGGCGTGCCCGGCATAGTGGGTGAAGGCATTGTCATTGAACCCGGGGAGACCGCGCATTTCAGTTTTACGGTGCCGGAAGGTGGCAGTTACCTGTACTATGACCACCTCAATCCGCCGGTGAACCGGGTGCTCGGACTGAACGGGCCAATGGTAGTGTTGCCGAAGAATGGGAATACTCCATATAGCCGTCCCACCCCGGCTGTCCAGGAGCTTTTCAATGACCTGGGCACATCGGAGCATTTCCCCGGAGAGCCCTGGAAACCGGAACGCACGCGCATCTGGCTCTTCAGCACCGTTGACCCTGTGCTCAACGGGCGCGTGGAGAGAGGCGAGCGCCTGGACCATGAAGAGTTCATTGACACCTACCTGCCCCGCTATTTCACCATCAACGGGGTCTCCGGGGCTTACGCTTCCCACGACCACAGTATCGTACCTTCCGGCAGAATAGGCCAGCCGCACCTGCTTCGTATCATCGATGCGGGCATGACGGCAGACTCGCCCCACATCCACGCCAATCATGTCTACGTGCTTTCAAGGAGAATGCAAAACGGCGAACTGAGGATTTTCGATAACGTTCCGCTGGTAGATACCTATACCGACGAGGTGGGACAGTGCATGGACTGGCTGCTCCCCTTCATCAGGCCGCCGGATATCCCCGGTGACGAAAGCGTCCCTTTACGGGACCTGATACCCGCCGAGCTTTCACTGACCCTGGGCGGTGTTCCTCAGTCCCCCCTGATGTACCCGATGCACGGCCACAATGAACTATCCCAGAGCGCGGCTGGCGGTAACTATCCACAGGGGCTGGTCACCATGTGGGAAATCACCGGAGACGTCGATGGCGTGGACTTCCCGCATTCTAACCCGCAGGAAATGGGCGGGCCGCCGGAACAGCATTAGTCCGGGGAGCTAATAAAGGGGTAACAAAATGGAAAAACGAATCATCCCGCTGAGAGCGGTACATGAAAACGAAATACCGATTTTTCACAAGCATGTCTGCCCGCCTACTTTTGGAGGTGACCCTATCGATGCTTTGACACCCACGCGCCATATTGCCCGCAACCTGGACAGCCATGTGGATACATTCATAGATCTGCCCGACGGTACAAAGATACGGATGTGGGTGATTGAAGACCCTGACGATGACACGGAGGCAAGGCGGTCATTCCCTTCCAAGACGATAAGGACGGTTGAACACGATATTGTCCACGCCAGGGTCGGCTCCAGCTTCAATACTCACACCATTCACTGGCATGGCATCGAGCCGACAGCTATGAATGACGGGGTGGGCAAGCACTCCTTTGAAATCTCCGGCAACTTCACTTACCAGTTTGCCACCAACCAGGCGGGTACTTTCTTATATCACTGCCACAAGAATACCGCGCTGCACTTTGAAATGGGACTGTACGGCGCTTTCATCGTTGACTGTGAAAAGCCGGACAC from the Dehalococcoidales bacterium genome contains:
- a CDS encoding multicopper oxidase domain-containing protein; protein product: MKQVTRRDFIRYALVGAAAFGSGFAVDRYAPFMKTPRLGGRYHLAMTEALVKMVDRTPVYHWAFEDLEWLRPMPQVPGPLIDAIEGEVLEFSITNNLPDVHGFRIPGVPGIVGEGIVIEPGETAHFSFTVPEGGSYLYYDHLNPPVNRVLGLNGPMVVLPKNGNTPYSRPTPAVQELFNDLGTSEHFPGEPWKPERTRIWLFSTVDPVLNGRVERGERLDHEEFIDTYLPRYFTINGVSGAYASHDHSIVPSGRIGQPHLLRIIDAGMTADSPHIHANHVYVLSRRMQNGELRIFDNVPLVDTYTDEVGQCMDWLLPFIRPPDIPGDESVPLRDLIPAELSLTLGGVPQSPLMYPMHGHNELSQSAAGGNYPQGLVTMWEITGDVDGVDFPHSNPQEMGGPPEQH